One window of Pseudomonas urmiensis genomic DNA carries:
- a CDS encoding DUF3077 domain-containing protein, whose amino-acid sequence MKKIVPDPPLKLNPTTEQPFSTCESSHPPVFHVSSGIDAADALVHASLLANGIRQIADDYAQHHASESHSGLIWTIHHSAEAIKALTDAVLDAMER is encoded by the coding sequence GTGAAAAAGATCGTTCCCGATCCACCCCTCAAACTCAACCCGACCACCGAACAACCTTTCAGCACCTGCGAATCCAGCCATCCGCCAGTGTTCCACGTAAGCTCGGGTATCGACGCCGCTGACGCCTTGGTCCACGCCAGTCTGTTGGCCAACGGTATCCGCCAGATCGCAGATGATTACGCCCAACACCATGCTTCGGAATCACACAGCGGCCTGATCTGGACGATCCATCATTCAGCCGAGGCGATCAAAGCCCTGACTGACGCGGTGCTCGACGCGATGGAGCGTTGA